TTTCAATACAAAAGTACCGGTAAGTGGAAGAATTGGAAACAATCGAGACTTTTCGGATATATCAAACTCGGCTTGAGAATTTCGTCGTCCTAAAGGAGACTATTTTAGGGTAACGGAAAAAGCTAGATaaagctattattattattatttattaaaagCTTTATTATTACGGTATCACTTCATTAAAAATGCTCTTCCAGTGAGCCGCTTCCAcaaccaaatttttaaagaaactataCAACTACTAAGATAGATCTATATTTACGAAATCTAACCTATAActaattacacaaaaatatCAGTCAACCTTAGAATATAcataatatgaataaaataaaattccatttcaactccTTCAAGGCAAGCTAGTTTGCGCAATGTGGATAACGTGCAGTCACTATATAAATTGTACGTGTATTATCGCATTTAAACTTGACACATATCGAATGATTCTTGGACGCACATCTGAGCGATGATAATATCGAACCCGGCATCGAACGTTTGtagttttatttcaaataaaaaacaaactatCCGCAATTGACAATCATCCAAATTCTCTTGAAGGCTTAGTTGCACTTTAAGTTCCCTTTTATTCTTCAGATGAATATTAAATTCAGTTCAATTCAGTATACTAATCAATAACGACTCAACACATTTCAAGGCAAGTTAAAACACCGACTCACGATCTAAGGAAGCTAGCTTGAATCAAACAATTGGGACTCACCGTTTCGATTAGCAGTTATGTCCACCAAAGCACATGAAGTGATGGCGACGAACAAAATAAAACCCCTCATATTTGAACGCAAACTCTTTCGTGGACATTGGTTGCTGAGACAATATTAACTGGCAAAATCATCTCGATTTTATTAAAATGGTCATCTGCCAAAAGGCATGAATGGGTGGCTACAACGCATAATGGCATATTGTCAAGAACACATTAATGAACAATCAGTTTTCACAAAATAGTCCACAGCTGGATTCCTTTAagagatcttttttttttctctccttgtTCTATCACCCGCGGGGAAATTCACTTCAACGAAGTGTATTTTGTCGACAACTATAAAATGAAAGGGCTCTGGATACAACTATATAACGACATTTGTTGATCATTGCCTGTTCCACAGCAAAATCGGGTCAAATGAATATCAAGCAGAAAGAAAGGACCATAACCCGAAGCACAACAGAACCGATTCTGAAACGATCCAATGAATTTTGAAGGAAAGTACTTTTCACCAAAGGCGTGCGTGGTGTCTGTAATCGAAGGGCACTCATACGCAGTTATTACCGGAGATAGCGTCCAAGGTCACCAATGATTGGCTCGAGGATGAGTCTCCCCCTTTTGCCAAATGCTTCTTCCTTGTCCTTCAGCACCATAACACCATGCACCATCAATCGTCACCCCAGCTGAAAAAAATGTTATCTCGACATCATTTCTCCCAATTATCCATCAAAGAGAAGCTTCGCGGCAACACTAAACCGAAAATACCCTATTGTCCTTTAAATCttaaagaacattttgaaataaacaGAGATCATCCCTTCTACTGTTAATTCGTTACGAACTAATGATCTTTCCTCTACATAGCTTTAGACAGCGCTGACAAAGGAATGGAAAAAAGGTAAGGCGAAAAATATCATTTCGTTTTTTAAAATTGTGCGGCCTGCTGTCTCGTTAAAATGGTACATAAAACCTAACTTCGACATTTTTTTACCCTTATTAACACTAGGAGCCTTACAAACCACTGTAACGAGTAAAACGTTTAAAAAGAACTCgtcaaaattttgcaaaatttattAACTGAACCCGAGCTTGTCCTTCTCGACGAACTTAAAGATAACAATTGTGAAAATAGAAGAGTAGGCGAGATTTAACACAATGAGATTAAATTCATGGCATGAGGTAactttctttttaaattagaCAACGGCAAATCCCATGTTATCAAACGGGAAGGGAGGAACCCAGTATTTCAATAAACTATCTGAAATTGACCGCATGGGTTATTCACTTAGTAATTAATCGGAATCATGTGAAATGCAAATGACTGAAGATTATATCCTCCGGGCAATTTTTTTCTCGAATCTCGTTGTGAaataattgaagaaaaaattcgATGATGGACGTCTTCAACTGAAATAAATGAACAAAtacttgaagaaaaacaaataaggTAATTCTTCAAGTATTATAACTTTCAGCACACGTTTcgtgttcaatgccagccaaaATAATCCACTTTCCTtcgtttgttttgtcttgtatATGTTGTTCTAAAAATCCGGTTATACGGGAATATAATAGACCAATCATTTTTGACACAATCTATCTGCTTATTCACAAACTATATTTCCCGGGAGAAAATTACCATGGAACTGAGAAGACCAtagaacaggaaaaaaaattgaagttatCGCAAGATTTTTTCAGGTCCGAGGGAACAACTTGAAAACGAGTCAGAATGTATCATCGCCGACACATGCAATCATAATCAAGAGAATGATCGATCATTTTCCTATGATCACGACTCCATATAATCTAAGATAATGATCGTTATGTGCCCTGTAGGAACAACTAGAAGCATATCGACTGACAATTGTGAGGTAAAGATTATCAATTAACCAAAGGCAGGAGTGCTCTACAACATAAAACCTGAACCCATATTCGCAATTGATATCCAGAAATACTCGTTATAATATGCAtgttcaattttgataaacatcacGAACTGTCTAGTGACGTCGAAGCGTAAACCACCTCTTTGTAACTTTAGGTTTAGCATTGTTGTTAGTCatcctgtcaagaaaaaaagaaaaggaaggcCAACAACTGCTCGTTCGAGCAATCTGAAAGAGACCACAGCACTCATTGGCAGCAGTTGTTGTGGTGTTGCTTACAAAGCGAGACTGACCAACGCAATGTTGCCTAATGAATACACGTATTGCCCTGAAATACAGGTTATTCACAAAAAATACCAGGCCACCTTGTGCAACTCATTTAAGGTTTCAATATTGATAAAATACTCTTCGCCCACTTGATGCCAGCATGATAGTATCTACCCCATCTTCACACGGCCACCTGGTTTTGCGAGAGACTGTATTACTGCGGACACGGTCTGTGATAGGAGAACGAAACAATAGatgttataaaataactaagatagtacgcgcgctctgattggccgagaggcgtgtttgcatgagagtatgtaaacacgcttgcgtgatgtaagttgtacacacgccacatcgaaagagagtttaaattttgattggtcagagtcagttaaaattttgattgatcagagttttgattggtcagttgaaaaatcccattgtcaaattagtgttgtaggaagatacgttttgacaagtaaaatgaatttttcatcttttcccgcgttgtaatttttagaggaagttattttataaaagcaatagaaaactttgttcctgtgtttgcatagcctgatataaacactcgaggggttaggagaattctcgacagttatgcaaaccctcgacttcgtctcgggtttgcataaatgtctcgaattctcccaacccttctcgtgtttatatcaggctatgcaaacacggaaaacgctttctattgcttaaataaaacACACAGAATAATCCTGACCCTGATAGCAAGAGAAGCTAAAGTCATAGCTATCGCGGCCAGTAAAAATTGATGTCTGAGAGAATTGCAGGGTTTGTTTTATTTACAAAGTACAGATATTTTCAAGTCTTCAATTTCCTAAAATTGCCATTGTGTGAGGTCAACTTTTTGCCACGCCAAATGCGGCACTCAAATGCACTGGAATTAATTTTGAAGGCACATATTCCTGGGCGCTGATGTCACACCAATCGCAGATCACTGAGATTTGCATCTGATATTCCACGCTAAAATCGTAGAGAAAACTTGAACGCAGGTGCCGCATGAAACATCACGCCAACTTGAGCAGTATCTCTTCCAAACGACTTACGTTTGAATCACTGTTGATCAATAATTGCTTGAATTCATTGTGCTCCTAGctattgccatggcaacgaatTAGTCCAAGAAAGTAATTCATCAACTTCGTGTTCACGAGGGTCCAGGTTTCTCGCAGTCATGGCTGGCGAGGGGGAACTCGGAACGGTCCCTTGGGATGATGAGCCCTTGCTTAACAAAGCTATAaggagaaatgaaaataaatcgaAGGTTTCCTTTTGATGTACTTAAACTAAGAGTCATTTGTACGCATACATGAGACTTCTCCTGTCCCGATGGAGCCCAACATTTCCTCGTCCTGTCCCGATGAGGATGTAAGGTCATCCACGGCATATCTACTACTAACAGTGAGGAGAATATCTACACTGATAATAacgctggggggggggggggtgaatagTTCAAGAACAAACATGACAACTGAAGACAAATTTCACCTTGCTGTTGTTTGGGTAAATACACCTGCCTCAGCAACTGCATCTTGTTCGACTTGAGTTCAGCTATGTTTTGCCCCGATTTTTCAAACTTGCCATACATAATCGAGTTGTGTTCTTCAACTTGCTTGTTAATCTCTTCCCGCAACTCTTGCTGCGGAAGACCAAAGTGAGCCGCTCGCAGGTTGGAATCGGCGCTTAGAACTGCATGTAATGGACTGCGAACGTTCGCCATTGGTTTGGTTGTTGCCATTCCACTCCACATGGCGTGGTAGTCTTCAAATGAAACTTTCCCTAATCGAGGCATTTTGATTGATTCATCGACAGTTCCATTGGACAGAACTTGTCCTGTCGGAGGAGACCTGGTCAAGTCAACGTCATTGGCCACGTAGGGTTTGAGACCAGCTGggtgatttaaaaaaaaaaacatgattcAGACAAGATCGCTGAATCAAGGGCACAGCGGCCCCCCACTTATGGCAAGAAAGGGAAGTAATTAGATGCAAGCTCAATTTTGATACACGTTACGAAGTGTTCTGTTACGTCTAAGGGTACGTAACCTTTTTGTAACCTCAGGGTTTTAAAATAGGTTTGGCGCAACTATTTTTGCTCCTTCGAGGAATAGAGTAAGGGGACCTTTAATGTCTTAAGCTTGTGGCAGAAATGGTGGTCACAGTAACGAGAAAGATGAGGGGAAAGTTCAAAAGTCAGGGTGCACCTACCATCGTGCAAAAGTGGACAATAACTGATATTAATGAAAGTGGAATTCACAGTCTGTAACAGCCGGGTTAGTTTTCAAACTGCCATAC
This window of the Acropora muricata isolate sample 2 chromosome 14, ASM3666990v1, whole genome shotgun sequence genome carries:
- the LOC136899554 gene encoding ubiquitin-conjugating enzyme E2 U-like, giving the protein MHSRAYLLLEKERFKLQKENLPWGIQAKPLNEDDMFTWEGSIKGPKDTMWEGGIFKLYLQFNEQYNAQLPRIFFHTIPFHPNVDPTTGQICADFLDDMHSWKEFYSIPYMLLSVQMLLSNPVIENAVNPNAAQIFASSPTSFRQMVLDCVLASKRVEAGLKPYVANDVDLTRSPPTGQVLSNGTVDESIKMPRLGKVSFEDYHAMWSGMATTKPMANVRSPLHAVLSADSNLRAAHFGLPQQELREEINKQVEEHNSIMYGKFEKSGQNIAELKSNKMQLLRQVYLPKQQQALLSKGSSSQGTVPSSPSPAMTARNLDPREHEVDELLSWTNSLPWQ